One window from the genome of Streptomyces sp. NBC_00287 encodes:
- a CDS encoding MIP/aquaporin family protein, translating into MSNGDIFLGEVIGTAILILFGAGVVAAVVLNYSKAKDAGWVVIAFGWGFGVLAGAYTAAPLSGGHLNPAVTLGIAIDTGEWDKVHIYVAGQMVGAILGAVLCWLVYFAQFQANAEEDKAQPTLGIFSTSPAIRNPVANLITEIIATVGLVLPILAFGLTEGLGESGTAILIVSFLVVGIGLSLGGPTGYAINPARDLGPRLTHAVLPIPNKGTSDWGYAWIPVVGPLIGGALSGLIFNAAF; encoded by the coding sequence ATGAGCAACGGAGACATCTTCCTCGGTGAGGTCATCGGAACCGCGATCCTGATCCTCTTCGGCGCCGGAGTCGTCGCCGCCGTCGTACTGAACTACTCCAAGGCTAAGGACGCGGGCTGGGTCGTCATCGCGTTCGGCTGGGGCTTCGGGGTGTTGGCCGGGGCGTACACGGCCGCGCCGCTGTCCGGTGGGCATCTGAACCCGGCGGTGACCCTGGGGATCGCCATCGACACCGGGGAATGGGACAAGGTCCATATCTACGTCGCCGGGCAGATGGTCGGCGCGATCCTCGGCGCGGTGCTGTGCTGGCTGGTCTACTTCGCGCAGTTCCAGGCCAACGCCGAGGAGGACAAGGCGCAACCGACCCTGGGGATCTTCTCCACCTCGCCCGCGATCCGCAATCCCGTGGCGAACCTCATCACCGAGATCATCGCGACCGTCGGACTGGTGCTGCCGATCCTGGCGTTCGGACTGACCGAGGGGCTCGGCGAGTCCGGTACGGCGATCCTGATCGTCTCCTTCCTGGTGGTCGGCATCGGTCTGTCGCTCGGCGGTCCCACCGGATACGCCATCAACCCTGCCCGCGACCTGGGCCCGCGGTTGACACACGCCGTCCTGCCGATCCCCAACAAGGGCACCTCGGACTGGGGTTACGCGTGGATCCCGGTGGTGGGACCGCTGATCGGCGGGGCGCTGTCCGGGCTCATCTTCAACGCAGCCTTCTGA
- a CDS encoding GTP-binding protein, which yields MIFGRSERGKPPVEPVTLKILVAGGFGVGKTTLVGAVSEIRPLRTEEFLTEAGRPIDDTSGVEGKNTTTVAMDFGRITLREDLVLYLFGTPGQERFWFMWDELSEGALGAVVLADTRRLEDCFAAVDYFERRSIPFLVGVNCFEGAARYPAEDIQRALDLDDDVPVVLCDARDRESVKEVLIGVVQHAMAYAADRRQAVTT from the coding sequence ATGATCTTCGGGCGTTCTGAGCGTGGCAAGCCCCCGGTCGAGCCCGTCACGCTCAAGATCCTCGTGGCCGGCGGCTTCGGCGTGGGCAAGACCACCCTGGTCGGCGCGGTCAGCGAGATCAGGCCGCTGCGTACCGAGGAGTTCCTCACCGAGGCCGGCCGCCCCATCGACGACACGAGCGGGGTGGAGGGCAAGAACACCACCACCGTGGCGATGGACTTCGGCCGCATCACGCTGCGCGAGGACCTTGTGCTGTACCTCTTCGGGACGCCCGGCCAGGAGCGGTTCTGGTTCATGTGGGACGAGCTCTCCGAGGGCGCGCTCGGTGCTGTCGTGCTGGCCGACACCCGCCGCCTGGAGGACTGCTTCGCCGCCGTCGACTACTTCGAACGGCGCTCCATACCTTTCCTGGTCGGCGTCAACTGCTTCGAGGGAGCCGCCCGTTACCCGGCCGAGGACATCCAGCGCGCCCTCGACCTCGACGACGACGTGCCGGTCGTACTGTGTGACGCCCGGGACCGGGAGTCCGTCAAGGAGGTCCTCATCGGGGTCGTCCAGCACGCGATGGCCTACGCGGCCGACCGCAGGCAGGCCGTCACCACCTGA
- a CDS encoding glycoside hydrolase family 31 protein, giving the protein MDGRDLVRSVKVVGSTGAAQGLRTVRAAWRRRRADAAGLPPRGAERARVPGPVQHVEPGPGGGVLRFSRTLLRITVTVNGAVFWGWDGAEAEPSYALAGRCPEPDPRAVLEPDKDGGWRVVAERVTVVVSRHGAVEVRTPGGVTLRRDLPPRWWEPVEGGQARWMQRSEVAADARFFGLGGRPSGPRLRDGTYHLWNTDPGRAFGPDDDPLYITMPVQMVVADAATHLVFHDTSWDGTVTLREGEEGAGSGHDRAGTCEVRMDGGPLRCWVMVGTPARVLLTWASLTGAPTVPPAWALGHHHARWGFGSEQEVRRIVSGYLERGLPLDAVHLDIDHYDGHQVFTVDHDRFPKLPQLAEELRRDGVRLVSIVDPAVKAAPGNAVYDSGSAVDAFVRDASGRLVEGVVWPGEAVFPDFTHARVREWWGALYEERLAQGFAGFWHDMNEPTSFTAFGESTLPRSARHSLEGRGGDHREAHNVYALCMARAAYEGLRELAPQERPFVFSRSGWAGLQRYGGTWSGDVATGWPGLRASLSLVMGLGVCGVPYSGPDVGGFDGSPSPELYLRWFQLAAYLPLFRTHASLRAGRREPWEFGLEVLEHTRVALLERRRLLPYFLTLAHLARRAGAPYVRPVWWGAPEDRALRDCEDAFLLGDCLLVAPVLDPGADRRAVQLPRGRWYDTVTERVYEGPGQVLVDAPLSRIPVLARAGAVVPVRGEDGGLELEVWAPARGRTGGGLVVPDAGDGWAEPEVERYVARWEGRQVVVERDGEGGVTEPPYPVRVRGLSPA; this is encoded by the coding sequence ATGGACGGTCGTGACCTGGTGCGTTCGGTGAAGGTGGTCGGTTCTACGGGGGCGGCCCAGGGGTTGCGTACCGTGCGGGCGGCATGGCGCAGGCGGCGCGCGGACGCCGCCGGGCTGCCGCCCAGGGGGGCCGAACGCGCACGCGTGCCCGGTCCCGTGCAGCATGTGGAGCCCGGCCCTGGCGGTGGCGTCCTGCGGTTCAGCCGGACTCTGCTGCGCATCACGGTGACGGTCAACGGTGCCGTGTTCTGGGGCTGGGACGGGGCGGAGGCCGAGCCGTCGTACGCGCTGGCCGGCCGTTGCCCGGAGCCGGATCCCCGGGCCGTGCTGGAGCCGGACAAGGACGGCGGCTGGCGGGTGGTGGCAGAGCGGGTGACGGTCGTGGTGTCGCGGCACGGTGCCGTCGAGGTGCGTACGCCAGGTGGCGTCACCCTGCGCCGGGATCTGCCGCCGCGGTGGTGGGAGCCGGTGGAGGGCGGGCAGGCGCGCTGGATGCAGCGGTCGGAAGTGGCCGCGGACGCGCGGTTCTTCGGGCTCGGCGGGCGGCCGTCGGGGCCCCGGCTGCGGGACGGCACGTATCACCTGTGGAACACCGACCCCGGTCGTGCCTTCGGGCCGGACGACGATCCGCTGTACATCACGATGCCGGTGCAGATGGTGGTGGCCGACGCGGCAACGCATCTGGTGTTCCACGACACCTCATGGGACGGCACCGTGACGTTGCGGGAGGGCGAGGAGGGCGCCGGTTCCGGGCACGACCGGGCGGGGACGTGCGAGGTGCGGATGGACGGCGGGCCGCTGCGCTGCTGGGTCATGGTGGGCACGCCCGCGCGCGTACTGCTCACCTGGGCCTCGCTCACCGGAGCACCGACTGTGCCGCCCGCGTGGGCGCTCGGGCACCATCACGCGCGGTGGGGTTTCGGCAGCGAGCAGGAAGTGCGGCGGATCGTTTCGGGATACCTGGAGCGCGGGCTGCCGCTGGACGCGGTCCATCTGGACATCGACCACTACGACGGCCATCAGGTCTTCACCGTCGACCACGATCGCTTCCCCAAACTGCCCCAGCTCGCCGAGGAGCTGCGACGGGACGGGGTCCGGCTGGTGTCGATCGTCGATCCGGCGGTCAAAGCCGCTCCCGGGAACGCGGTGTACGACAGCGGGTCGGCAGTGGACGCGTTTGTGCGGGACGCCTCCGGTCGGCTCGTGGAGGGGGTCGTCTGGCCGGGGGAAGCGGTGTTCCCGGACTTCACGCACGCGCGCGTGCGTGAGTGGTGGGGCGCGCTCTACGAGGAGCGGCTGGCGCAGGGCTTCGCGGGCTTCTGGCACGACATGAACGAACCCACCTCGTTCACCGCGTTCGGGGAGTCGACGTTGCCGCGTTCTGCCCGGCACTCCCTGGAGGGGCGGGGCGGCGACCACCGCGAGGCGCACAACGTCTACGCGCTGTGCATGGCCAGGGCAGCGTACGAGGGGCTGCGTGAACTGGCGCCGCAGGAGCGGCCCTTTGTCTTCTCCCGCTCCGGGTGGGCCGGTCTCCAGCGCTACGGCGGGACGTGGTCGGGTGATGTGGCGACGGGGTGGCCGGGACTACGGGCCTCATTGTCCCTGGTGATGGGGCTCGGGGTGTGCGGGGTGCCGTACTCGGGGCCGGACGTGGGCGGTTTCGACGGGAGCCCGTCTCCCGAGCTGTATCTGCGGTGGTTCCAATTGGCCGCGTATCTGCCGCTGTTCCGTACGCACGCGAGTCTGCGGGCGGGGCGCAGAGAGCCGTGGGAGTTCGGTCTTGAGGTGTTGGAGCACACGCGCGTGGCGCTGTTGGAACGCCGGCGGCTGCTGCCGTACTTTCTGACGCTCGCGCATCTGGCTCGGCGTGCCGGGGCGCCCTATGTGCGGCCGGTCTGGTGGGGCGCCCCCGAGGACCGGGCGCTGCGTGACTGTGAGGATGCCTTCCTGCTGGGTGACTGTCTGCTGGTGGCTCCGGTCCTCGATCCGGGCGCGGACCGGCGTGCGGTGCAGCTGCCGCGGGGGCGGTGGTACGACACGGTGACGGAGCGGGTGTACGAGGGGCCGGGGCAGGTGCTGGTCGACGCGCCGCTGTCCCGTATCCCGGTGCTCGCGCGCGCGGGTGCCGTCGTGCCCGTGCGCGGGGAGGACGGCGGACTGGAGCTGGAGGTGTGGGCACCGGCCCGGGGCAGGACCGGCGGCGGGCTGGTCGTGCCGGATGCGGGCGACGGCTGGGCCGAACCGGAGGTCGAACGGTACGTCGCCCGCTGGGAGGGCCGACAGGTGGTCGTGGAGCGGGACGGTGAGGGCGGCGTCACCGAGCCGCCCTACCCGGTACGGGTGCGAGGGCTCTCGCCGGCCTGA
- the glpK gene encoding glycerol kinase GlpK, with protein sequence MTDKFVAAIDQGTTSSRCIIFDQNGAIVAVDQREHRQIFPKPGWVEHDATEIWSKVQAVVAGAIAKAGLRADQLSALGITNQRETTVLWDRATGKPVHNAIVWQDTRTSALCNQLGGSDGQDRFREQTGLPLASYFSGPKAAWLLDNVPGLRTRAERGEIAFGTIDSWLIWNLTGGTDGGRHVTDVTNAGRTMLMNLETLQWDPSILAAMNVPEAVLPEIRSSAEVYGTAVGQLAGVPVASALGDQQAAIFGQACYDVGTAKNTYGTGSFLLLNTGNRPVPSKSGLLTTMGYKIGSEAPVYCLEGSIAITGALVQWFRDQLGIIRTADEIASLAASVDDNGGAYIVPAFSGLFAPYWRSDARGVVTGLTRYVTKGHLARAVLEATSWQTREVVDAMFQDSGVQITTLKVDGGMTKNNLLMQHQADVLDVPVIRPRVSETTCLGAAYAAGLATGVWNDLDELKAHWQKDVEWTPSMEAAVRDREYRNWRKAVEKSFGWLEDGEE encoded by the coding sequence ATGACGGACAAGTTCGTCGCCGCTATCGACCAGGGCACCACCTCCAGCCGCTGCATCATCTTCGATCAGAACGGCGCGATCGTCGCCGTCGACCAGCGCGAACACCGCCAGATCTTCCCCAAGCCGGGCTGGGTGGAGCACGACGCCACCGAGATCTGGTCCAAGGTGCAGGCTGTGGTCGCCGGGGCCATCGCCAAGGCCGGGCTGCGCGCCGACCAGCTCAGCGCGCTCGGCATCACCAACCAGCGCGAGACGACCGTCCTGTGGGACCGCGCGACCGGAAAGCCCGTGCACAACGCGATCGTGTGGCAGGACACCCGCACTTCGGCGCTGTGCAACCAACTCGGCGGCTCGGACGGGCAGGACCGTTTCCGCGAGCAGACCGGGCTGCCGCTGGCCAGCTACTTCTCCGGGCCCAAGGCGGCCTGGCTGCTGGACAACGTGCCAGGGCTCCGGACCCGCGCCGAGCGCGGCGAGATCGCCTTCGGCACCATCGACTCCTGGCTGATCTGGAACCTCACGGGCGGCACGGACGGCGGCCGGCATGTCACCGATGTGACGAACGCCGGACGCACCATGCTGATGAATCTGGAGACCCTTCAGTGGGACCCCTCGATCCTCGCCGCCATGAACGTCCCCGAGGCGGTGCTGCCCGAGATCCGGTCCTCCGCCGAGGTGTACGGCACCGCAGTCGGCCAGCTCGCCGGGGTGCCGGTCGCCTCCGCGCTGGGCGACCAGCAGGCCGCGATCTTCGGGCAGGCCTGCTACGACGTGGGCACGGCGAAGAACACGTACGGCACGGGCAGCTTCCTGCTGCTCAACACCGGCAACCGGCCGGTGCCTTCGAAGAGCGGCCTGCTGACGACGATGGGCTACAAGATCGGCAGTGAGGCGCCGGTGTACTGCCTGGAGGGGTCGATTGCCATAACGGGTGCGCTGGTCCAATGGTTCCGCGACCAGCTCGGCATCATCCGCACCGCGGACGAGATCGCGTCCCTCGCGGCCAGCGTCGACGACAACGGAGGCGCGTACATTGTGCCCGCGTTCTCCGGCCTGTTCGCGCCGTACTGGCGCTCGGACGCGCGCGGGGTGGTCACCGGGCTCACCCGGTACGTCACCAAGGGGCATCTCGCGCGTGCGGTGCTGGAGGCGACGAGCTGGCAGACGCGCGAGGTGGTGGACGCCATGTTCCAGGACTCCGGGGTGCAGATCACCACCTTGAAGGTGGACGGTGGCATGACGAAGAACAACCTGCTCATGCAGCACCAGGCGGATGTGCTCGATGTGCCGGTGATCCGGCCCAGGGTGTCCGAGACGACTTGTCTGGGCGCCGCGTACGCGGCCGGGCTCGCGACCGGTGTGTGGAACGACCTCGACGAGCTCAAGGCGCACTGGCAGAAGGACGTCGAGTGGACGCCGTCGATGGAGGCGGCGGTGCGGGACCGTGAGTACCGCAACTGGCGCAAGGCCGTGGAGAAGAGCTTCGGCTGGCTGGAGGACGGCGAGGAGTAG
- a CDS encoding GGDEF domain-containing protein: protein MHSWSDTLRFAFQPVVNLTTGGVAGLEVLARPETGDILAEARRDPELDSGLAVSAVRAAARKETLLPLHVNVFAATLADLGGLPQLADAVREAGRMPWEVTLDIVPPYTHVPQQALLEAVAALREQGFRISADGVGDGDIPLRLLVDLAPDLLKLDASTLARSAAVRAMRTLCDELGALLCVEGVETELQCAAAVSAGAQLAQGELFAPPARLPAADVYVPPRRPGGGTPQRSGPAVREFVRPAALLPATASAGQVRTLLTGSPDVSGVLLVDTRGVPVRSVHRSRFLLSMSGRYGHALYADRPAFKLGDPPRTVGVDATAWEVLDVVAVGGPDRTSDDVAVVDRYGRCVGVVRLADLVRALAESRVEEAAGLNPLTRLPGSDAITGEVDRRIADGLTFALSWLDVDHFKQVNDGAGFAAGNELIRAVGRTLQHAASGGTRVGHIGGDDFLVLADPEGLDPLAATVLDTPWSAGGRPVTLSLATILCVPGSVTDHRQAAACLAPLKQAAKSLRGASWVLGRAGLPGHEIRRGAGAAAAAAQAQWAVAEPGRG, encoded by the coding sequence GTGCACTCCTGGTCGGATACTCTCCGCTTCGCCTTCCAGCCGGTGGTCAATCTGACGACCGGTGGAGTGGCAGGGCTGGAGGTTCTTGCCCGTCCGGAGACCGGCGACATCCTGGCCGAAGCCCGACGGGACCCCGAACTCGACAGCGGCCTCGCCGTGTCGGCGGTCCGGGCGGCGGCCCGCAAGGAGACCCTGCTGCCGCTGCACGTCAACGTCTTCGCCGCCACCCTCGCCGACCTCGGCGGACTGCCCCAACTGGCCGACGCCGTACGGGAGGCGGGGCGGATGCCCTGGGAGGTGACCCTCGACATCGTCCCGCCGTACACGCACGTGCCTCAGCAGGCGCTGCTGGAGGCGGTGGCGGCGTTGCGGGAGCAGGGCTTCCGGATCAGTGCGGACGGCGTCGGGGACGGCGACATACCCCTGCGACTGCTCGTCGATCTGGCGCCCGACCTGCTGAAGCTGGACGCGTCGACGCTGGCGCGATCGGCGGCGGTGCGCGCGATGCGGACCCTGTGCGATGAGCTGGGTGCGCTGTTGTGCGTGGAGGGTGTCGAGACGGAACTGCAGTGTGCGGCGGCGGTTTCGGCCGGCGCGCAACTGGCGCAGGGTGAGCTGTTCGCGCCGCCGGCCCGGCTGCCCGCGGCGGACGTATACGTTCCGCCCCGCCGCCCCGGCGGCGGGACGCCTCAGCGTTCGGGCCCGGCGGTGCGGGAGTTCGTACGGCCCGCCGCACTGCTGCCGGCCACCGCGTCGGCCGGTCAGGTGCGCACTCTCCTGACCGGATCACCGGACGTGTCAGGGGTACTGCTCGTCGACACGCGCGGGGTGCCCGTCCGCTCGGTGCACCGCTCCCGCTTCTTGCTGTCCATGTCGGGGCGCTACGGCCATGCCCTGTATGCCGATCGGCCGGCGTTCAAGCTCGGCGATCCGCCCCGGACGGTAGGCGTCGACGCCACCGCCTGGGAGGTGCTGGACGTCGTGGCGGTCGGCGGCCCGGACCGTACGTCCGACGACGTGGCGGTCGTGGACCGGTACGGGCGGTGTGTCGGCGTCGTACGGCTCGCGGACCTCGTACGGGCGCTCGCCGAGTCGCGTGTCGAGGAGGCCGCCGGGCTCAACCCGCTGACGCGGCTGCCCGGTTCGGATGCGATCACCGGCGAGGTGGACCGGCGGATCGCGGACGGGCTGACGTTCGCCCTGAGTTGGCTGGATGTCGACCACTTCAAGCAGGTCAACGACGGCGCGGGATTCGCGGCCGGCAACGAGTTGATCCGGGCGGTGGGGCGGACCTTGCAGCATGCGGCGTCCGGCGGCACGCGCGTGGGGCACATCGGTGGCGACGACTTCCTGGTGCTCGCGGATCCGGAGGGTCTTGATCCGCTGGCCGCCACCGTGCTGGACACTCCCTGGTCGGCGGGCGGACGGCCCGTCACACTGTCCCTGGCCACGATCCTGTGCGTGCCGGGGAGCGTGACGGACCATCGGCAGGCGGCTGCCTGTCTGGCGCCGCTGAAACAGGCTGCCAAGTCCCTGCGCGGGGCCAGCTGGGTGCTGGGCCGCGCCGGGCTGCCCGGTCACGAGATCCGGCGCGGCGCCGGAGCCGCGGCCGCGGCCGCGCAGGCGCAGTGGGCGGTCGCGGAGCCGGGCAGGGGCTGA
- a CDS encoding lipid-transfer protein, whose protein sequence is MAEDVAVLGVGLHPWGKWGRGFVEYGTAAARAALADAELDWRDVQSIVGADTVRGGYPGYVAGATFAKALGWQGARVTSVYAACASGAQAIGAARAQILAGLADTVLVVGADAAPKGFFRPAGGDRPDDPDWLRFRVLGATNPTYFGLYARRRMALHGDTPEDFAQVKVKNSAMGALNPYARYRKRVTAEEVAASAVVADPLRLLDICATSDGGAALVLSSMEFARLHGVAEPVRIRAVSTVTPRYPNTVLDLPDIATDSAVAVEPGAESFRASIATAAYEEAGIGPQDLSLAEVYDLSTALELQWYEDLGLCAEGEGAKLLREGATGPGGRIPVNTSGGLASFGEAVPAQAVAQVCELTWQLRGAAGERQVAGPRVGLSANQGLFGHGSAVIVVR, encoded by the coding sequence ATGGCGGAGGATGTGGCGGTGCTCGGTGTGGGGCTGCACCCGTGGGGCAAGTGGGGGCGCGGCTTCGTCGAGTACGGGACCGCGGCCGCACGTGCGGCGCTTGCCGACGCGGAGTTGGACTGGCGGGACGTCCAGTCGATCGTCGGTGCGGACACCGTGCGGGGCGGCTATCCGGGGTATGTCGCCGGGGCGACGTTCGCGAAAGCGCTCGGCTGGCAAGGCGCCCGGGTCACCAGCGTGTACGCCGCATGCGCGTCCGGGGCGCAGGCCATCGGTGCCGCGCGGGCGCAGATCCTTGCGGGGCTCGCGGACACGGTGCTCGTGGTGGGAGCCGACGCCGCCCCCAAGGGCTTCTTCCGGCCGGCGGGAGGGGACCGGCCCGACGATCCGGACTGGCTCCGCTTCCGGGTCCTCGGGGCGACGAATCCGACGTACTTCGGGCTGTACGCGCGTCGGCGCATGGCCCTGCACGGGGACACGCCCGAGGACTTCGCACAGGTCAAGGTGAAGAACTCCGCCATGGGGGCGCTGAATCCGTACGCGCGCTATCGCAAGCGGGTCACGGCGGAGGAGGTGGCCGCCTCCGCGGTGGTCGCCGATCCGCTGCGGCTGTTGGACATCTGCGCGACCTCGGACGGCGGGGCGGCGCTGGTGCTGTCCAGCATGGAGTTCGCGCGCCTGCACGGCGTGGCGGAGCCGGTGCGGATCCGCGCGGTGTCCACGGTGACCCCGCGCTACCCCAACACCGTGCTCGACCTGCCGGACATCGCGACGGACTCGGCCGTCGCGGTGGAGCCGGGTGCGGAGTCCTTCCGGGCGTCGATCGCCACCGCCGCCTACGAGGAGGCCGGCATTGGACCCCAGGATCTCTCCCTCGCGGAGGTCTACGACCTGTCGACCGCGCTGGAGTTGCAGTGGTACGAGGATCTGGGGCTGTGCGCCGAGGGCGAGGGCGCGAAATTGCTGCGGGAGGGCGCGACCGGCCCGGGCGGTCGCATACCCGTGAACACCAGCGGCGGGCTGGCCTCTTTCGGCGAGGCCGTACCCGCCCAGGCAGTCGCCCAAGTGTGTGAGCTGACGTGGCAGTTGAGGGGCGCTGCGGGCGAGCGGCAGGTCGCTGGCCCGCGCGTGGGCCTCTCGGCGAACCAAGGGTTGTTCGGGCACGGCTCGGCAGTGATCGTCGTGCGTTGA
- a CDS encoding Zn-ribbon domain-containing OB-fold protein gives MVAGWFAGDGDDFRLLGTRCSACTSLFVPREDAHCRNPGCPGGDLEEVPLSRRGRVWSYTDSQYRPPSPYVTDPELPWEPCTLIAVELAAERLVVLGQAVPGVTVGDLTVGMEVEVVPGVLHEDAEAVWTTWQWRPTRGR, from the coding sequence GTGGTCGCCGGATGGTTCGCCGGGGACGGAGACGACTTCCGACTTCTCGGAACGCGCTGCTCCGCCTGCACTTCGCTCTTCGTTCCCCGCGAAGACGCACACTGCCGCAACCCTGGGTGCCCGGGCGGCGACCTGGAGGAAGTCCCGCTGTCCCGGCGGGGCCGCGTCTGGTCGTACACGGACAGCCAATACCGGCCACCGTCACCCTATGTGACCGATCCGGAACTTCCGTGGGAGCCGTGCACGTTGATCGCTGTGGAACTGGCCGCCGAGCGCCTGGTGGTGCTGGGGCAGGCGGTTCCCGGGGTCACCGTCGGCGATCTGACGGTGGGCATGGAGGTGGAGGTCGTGCCGGGCGTGCTCCATGAGGACGCGGAGGCGGTCTGGACGACCTGGCAGTGGCGGCCGACGAGGGGGCGGTGA
- a CDS encoding NUDIX domain-containing protein, which translates to MSETQHSNPNSAPGSHCSSCGASYGEGVIGWPRTCPVCGTVAYRNPLPVAVALQPVYDTQGTALVVITRTVAPARGGIALPGGYIDDREDWRQALVRELKEETGIDAAARDVRLVDAMSSPDGHLLLFGVLPERPADNLPASAETDETEGWHLLRRPEELAFPLHTVAVRAWFEGRYI; encoded by the coding sequence GTGTCCGAAACTCAACACTCCAACCCCAACTCCGCGCCCGGCTCCCACTGTTCGAGCTGCGGAGCGTCCTATGGAGAGGGCGTCATCGGCTGGCCCCGCACCTGCCCGGTCTGCGGCACGGTGGCCTACCGCAATCCTCTGCCGGTCGCCGTCGCCCTCCAGCCCGTGTACGACACGCAGGGCACCGCCCTGGTCGTCATCACCCGCACCGTCGCTCCCGCGCGCGGGGGTATCGCTCTGCCCGGCGGTTACATCGACGACCGGGAGGACTGGCGGCAGGCCCTGGTCCGCGAACTCAAGGAAGAGACCGGCATCGACGCCGCCGCCAGGGACGTACGGCTGGTGGACGCGATGAGCTCGCCCGACGGCCATCTGCTGCTCTTCGGGGTCCTCCCGGAGCGGCCGGCCGACAACCTCCCGGCGTCCGCCGAGACGGACGAGACGGAGGGCTGGCACCTCCTGCGCCGCCCCGAGGAACTCGCTTTCCCCCTGCACACCGTGGCCGTGCGGGCCTGGTTCGAGGGCCGCTACATCTGA